In Rhodoferax sediminis, the sequence TAGTGCTCTGCGGCGGTGGATTCCCGCCTGCGCGGGAATGACACAAATAGGGTCCGGGAAGGGCACAAATAGGATCCGGGAAGGACACAAATGGGGTGCGGGAATGACGCACAGGCGGGACCGGCCGGCAGGAATAACAAACGGTGCGGGCCACGTAGCCCGCACTCTTATTACGACTTGAACAGCGCCGCGACCTTGCGTTTGGGCTTGATGTTGGCCGAGATGCTGCGCGAGCCGGGTGAGCGGGCGGCGGCTTCCCAGGCGGGGGCCGCGTCGTTGGCGGGGGCCTGGTAGGGCTGGTCGAAGAACGGGTCGCGCGGGGCATGGCTGGTACGCTGCGGGCGCGGCGCGCGGGCCGGCGGCGCATCGAGCACGTCGCGCGGGTCGCCGGTCTCCCCGGCGTCGCGCCAGGCGCGCCGGCCATCGTTGATGCGGCCCTGGTCCCGGATTTTGGGGGTGTCTTCCTCGAACTCGAGGGGTTCGAGCTCGATCTTGGTCTTGATCAGCTTTTCGATGTCGGCCACCAGGCGCACGTCGTTGCCGCCGCCGGCAAAGCTCACGGCCAGGCCGGAGGCGCCCGCGCGGCCGGTACGGCCGATGCGGTGCACGTAGTCTTCGGCGTTGAACGGCACGTCGAAATTGAACACCGCCGGCACGTCCTTGATGTCCAGGCCGCGCGCGGCGACGTCGGTGCACACCAGCAGATCGACCTCGCCGCTCTTGAACGACTCCAGCGCCTTCAGGCGCTCGTCCTGGCTCTTGTCGCCGTGCAGGGCCGTGGTCTTGAGGCCCTCGCGCTCCAGCGAGCGCGCCAGCCGGGCACAGCCGAGCTTGCTGTTCACGAACACAAAGGCCTGCTTGATGCCGCGCTGGCGCAGCACCTGGTGCAGGGCGCGGCGCTTGTCGTCGGGGTTCACGCTGTAGAAATGCTGCTCGACGGTGGAGG encodes:
- a CDS encoding DEAD/DEAH box helicase, translating into MTHSFSNLSLAEPLARAVAELGYESMTPIQEQAIPVVLQGKDVMGAAQTGTGKTAAFALPLLQRMLKHENSSTSPARHPVRALVLLPTRELADQVAQAIKAYAKYTNLRAAVVFGGMDMKPQTLELKKGVEVLVATPGRLLDHIEAKNAVLNQVEYVVLDEADRMLDIGFLPDLQRILSYLPKQRITLLFSATFSPEIKRLANSYLQDPVTIEVARSNATASTVEQHFYSVNPDDKRRALHQVLRQRGIKQAFVFVNSKLGCARLARSLEREGLKTTALHGDKSQDERLKALESFKSGEVDLLVCTDVAARGLDIKDVPAVFNFDVPFNAEDYVHRIGRTGRAGASGLAVSFAGGGNDVRLVADIEKLIKTKIELEPLEFEEDTPKIRDQGRINDGRRAWRDAGETGDPRDVLDAPPARAPRPQRTSHAPRDPFFDQPYQAPANDAAPAWEAAARSPGSRSISANIKPKRKVAALFKS